The segment CGTGGTGGAGGGAGCCAGCCGCATCACCGTGAAGTTCCACAACGACCCCAAGGAGTACCAGGCCCGCCTGGTGGGGGCGGCCCCGCCTTTGGATCTGGCCCTCCTCAAGGTGGAGGCGCCCAAGGAAAAGCTGGTGCCCCTGGTTCTGGGGGATTCCGACCGCATTAGGGTGGGACAGAAGGCCATCGCCATGGGGAACCCCTTCGGGCTGGAGTTCACCGTGACCCAGGGGATCGTATCCGCCATCCGGGAAAACCCCGGGGCCATCGGGGACGAGTCGGGTCTGGTGCCCCAGGTGATCCAGACGGATGCTGCCATCAACCCTGGCAACTCCGGCGGGCCCCTCCTCAACTCCCGCGGAGAGGTAATCGGCATCAACACCGCCATCTTCACCCCTACGGGCCAGTTCGGGGCCGCCCAGTTCGCCGGGGTGGGGTTTGCCCTGCCCATCAACCTGGTGAAGCAGTACCTGCCCGAGCTGAAGGCGGGGAAGACCCTCAGCGCCGAGGAGATCGTCAAGAACCGCCCCCGGCTTGGGGTGTCCCTCATCCCCCTTTCCCTCTACCCAGAGAGGCTTCGCCAGCAGTACGGGCTTCCCGCCTCCGGCCTCATGGTGCAGGAGGTGGAGCGGAATAGCCCCGCCCAGCGGGCGGGGCTAAGGGCCCCAAGCCGCTTCGCCTACATCCAGCTCCCCACCGGGGAGACCCTGCAGGTGGGGGTGGACGGGGACGTCCTCCTAAAGGCCGATGGGGTAACCCTCTCTTCCATCGTCCAGCTCCGCCAGGTGCTCTACAGCAAGAAGCCAGGGGAGGCGGTGAGCCTCGAGGTCTGGCGCCAGGGCCGCACCCTCACCCTGAAGGTGGTCCCCCAGGTCCTCCGTTAAGGAGGCCAGAGGAGGCGGAGGCGAAGGCACCCCTTTTCCACGCGGAACCAGGTACCTCCCAGCTTTAAGGCCAGGCCCACCTCGGAGCAGTAGGCCAGGGTTTTTCGCCTCTCCCTGGCTAGCGCCTGGTTCCAGGGGTATTCGCCTGCGGTGTAATAGGCTTCCGTTTCCGGGTCGGTGAAGGCCCGGAAGCCCTGGAAGGCCCAGGGCAGGTGGAACTCCAAGAGGACGGGCTTCCCCGTCACCG is part of the Thermus caldilimi genome and harbors:
- a CDS encoding S1C family serine protease — its product is MNLARSFVGFLVLSLMAGAVLWWGLSNGQTQRSQPTPAPAETGLLEYERNTVEIVEKYGDGVVYVGVVTRPQNVQLPPGFEFFAPFLQMPPQEGTGSGFVIDKEGYILTNYHVVEGASRITVKFHNDPKEYQARLVGAAPPLDLALLKVEAPKEKLVPLVLGDSDRIRVGQKAIAMGNPFGLEFTVTQGIVSAIRENPGAIGDESGLVPQVIQTDAAINPGNSGGPLLNSRGEVIGINTAIFTPTGQFGAAQFAGVGFALPINLVKQYLPELKAGKTLSAEEIVKNRPRLGVSLIPLSLYPERLRQQYGLPASGLMVQEVERNSPAQRAGLRAPSRFAYIQLPTGETLQVGVDGDVLLKADGVTLSSIVQLRQVLYSKKPGEAVSLEVWRQGRTLTLKVVPQVLR